The following DNA comes from Cellulophaga sp. HaHa_2_95.
TCTAATTTTTCTATATCCTTGTATGAGTAAAACGCTAAACAATGCCCTTCGCCCCCATCTCTACCTGCTCTACCCGTTTCTTGGTAATAACTTTCTATACTTTTAGGAATATCATGGTGAATTACAAACCTAACATCTGGTTTATCTATTCCCATACCAAAGGCAATGGTTGCCACCACTACATCTACATCCTCCATCAAGAACATATCTTGATATTTAGATCGCGTTTTGGTATCAAAACCTGCATGATATGGCACGGCACTCACACCGTTTACCTGGAGTACTTGCGCTAATTCTTCTACTTTTTTTCTACTCAAACAGTAAATTACTCCAGATTTCCCGGAATTCTGTTTGACAAAGCGAATAATATCGGCTTCTATATTTTGAGTTTTAGGACGTACCTCATAAAACAAATTAGGTCTATTGAAGGATGCTTTAAACAAATCTGCATCTGTAATCCCTAAGTTCTTTATAATATCTTCCTGTACTTTTGGAGTTGCAGTAGCAGTTAATCCAATAATCGGAATGGTATCATCTAAGCGACTAATTATACTTTTTAAATTTCGATATTCAGGTCTAAAATCATGACCCCATTCTGAAATACAGTGCGCTTCATCAACGGCAACAAATGATATTTTTACAGATTGTAAAAATTCTACATACTCATCTTTCGTTAATGATTCCGGTGCCACATAAAGTAGTTTGGTAACACCACTAGTGATGTCACTTTTTACTTGCTTTATTTCTGTTTTCGTCAATGAAGAATTCAAAACATGAGCAATACCGTGCTCTGAGGAGACGCCTCGGATGGCATCTACTTGATTTTTCATTAATGCAATAAGTGGGGAAACTACAATTGCAGTACCTTCTTGCATCAAAGCAGGAAGTTGATAACAAAGCGATTTTCCACCGCCTGTCGGCATTACTACAAAACAATTTTTACCTTCAAGAATACTTGTAATAACACTTTCCTGAAGTCCTTTGAATTGTGAAAATCCAAAGTATTTTTTTAGTGAGGAATGCAAATCAATTTCACTCAAGCTCATAATATATTTTACTATTAATACTGATGCTAAGTTCGCATTTTCAATGCGATATAGTTAGTTTCTTAACAAATTTAAAATTAACACAAAAAACAAAAATTTACTTTAAAGAATTTAAAATATCTTTTAACACTAAGTTTATGTAATTTTGTAACTAAATATAAGACATTCTTTTAGGAATACAATCAGATAATTGAATTAATTGATTTGAAAAATAATACTGCGATACTTGACATAGCAAGAAGAACCATTGAAAATGAAGCTAATGCCATTCAAAATTTATCTTCATTATTAGATGCTAATTTTTCGAACATCGTCAATCATATATTGGATTCCACAGGCCGAATTATTATTTCTGGAATAGGAAAAAGTGCACTAATTGCATCGAAGATAGTTGCTACATTAAACTCCACAGGATCGCCTGCAATTTTCATGCATGCCGCAGATGCAATTCATGGGGATTTAGGGACCATTCAGCAGAATGACGTGGTCATCTGTATTTCTAAAAGCGGCAATACTCCCGAGATTAAAATGCTGGTTCCTTTGATTAAAAAAACAGGAAATACACTTATTGCCATGACCGGTAATTTGGACTCTGTTCTTGCAAAACAATCAGATTTTATCTTAAATACTTTTGTAGAAAAAGAAGCCTGTCCAAATAATTTAGCACCCACAACAAGCACTACAGCTCAATTAGTTATGGGTGACGCCTTAGCTATTTGCCTTTTAGAATTACGAGGATTTAGTAGCAAAGATTTTGCGAAATACCACCCCGGAGGTTCTTTAGGAAAAAGGCTCTACCTACGTGTTTCAGATATTGTAGAAAATAACATGAAGCCAGAAGTAGAAATCCACTCTGATGTAAAACAAGTAATTGTAGAAATATCAGCTAAAATGCTTGGAGTAACAGCCGTACTCGATCAAGGTAAAATTGTAGGCGTTGTTACTGATGGTGACATTCGTAGAATGCTAAGTAAGCATGATGACATCAAAGGACTTACCGCTAAAGATATTATGAGTGCTAATCCAAAAACTATTGAAAATGATTCTTTAGCCGTAAAAGCTTTAGAATTAATGCAAGCAAAAAACATATCACAACTTATTGCCATTGAAAATGGCACCTACAAAGGTATTGTTCATATACATAATTTAATCAACGAAGGAATTTTATAATGGCAAAGAAGAAAGACACCGTAGATATGTCATTCCTAGATCATCTAGAAGAATTACGCTGGCACCTAATCCGTTCAACTTTAGCAGTACTAATCGTAGCTTCTGTAGCTTTTGCTTTTAGCCGTTACATTTTCGACTGGGTGATTTTTGCCCCTAGTAAAATGAATTTCGCAACCTATGAGTTCTTTTGCAACATTGCAAAGTTTTTTAATTTTACGTCTGATTTCTGTGCCGAAGAATTACCATTTACCATACAAAGTAGAACCATGGCTGGGCAGTTTTCTGCCGATATTTGGACCGCTATCTGGGCAGGAATAATTATCGCATTTCCGTATATTTTATTCGAAATGTGGAAATTTATTAGCCCAGGACTTTATGAAAAAGAACGCAAGAATTCTAGAGGTTTTATTTTTATAGCTTCTTTCTTATTTTTCTTAGGTGTATTATTTGGGTATTATATTGTAGCTCCTTTATCTATTAACTTTTTAGGAACCTATTCTGTCAGTGATGTTGTTAAAAACGAATTTGATCTTAGCTCCTACATATCCACCTTAAGGTCATCTGTAATTGCATGTGGAATTATATTTGAACTCCCTATCATCATCTATTTCTTAACAAAAATAGGATTGGTTACTCCTGAAATTTTAAAGAAATATAGAAAGATAGCTTTAGTAGTGGTGTTAATTTTATCTGCAGTTATTACTCCTCCAGATGTTGCCAGTCAAATTGTAGTTTCTATTCCTATCATCATCCTATACCAAGTTAGTATTTACATCTCCGGATATGTAATCCGAAAAGAATTAAAAAAAGAAGCAAAAAGAAAGAAAAATGCCTAATCAAATAGAAGAATTTAATGCTTACCGTTCAAAAATGAATGATAAGCTGCTTGCCGATAATAATAAAATCATCAAAAGAATATTTAATCTAGATACCAATGCTTTTGCTCCTGGCGCACTAGATGTTAAAACAAAAGAACTTCTTGGACTTGTAGCTTCTGCTGTACTTCGTTGTGATGATTGTGTTAAATACCACTTAGAGAGCTCTCATAGTGTGGGCGCAAGCAAAGAAGAAGTTATGGAAACCTTAAGTATTGCCACACTTGTTGGAGGCACCATCGTAGTTCCGCACTTACGTAGAGCTTATGAATATTGGGAAGCTTTAGAAGAGCAAGAGAACGAATAAGGGTTAAATTTTCTCTAATTAATTGAGAGAGACCACATTTTCCATTAGTTTTGAAACAATATTAAAGGTAAAAACCAACAACGAACTAGCATTTATGAAGTTACGTGCAGACAATATAATGAAGTCCTATAGAGGGCGACCAGTAGTTAAAGGAATTTCATTAGAAGTTAATCAAGGTGAAATTGTGGGACTTCTTGGTCCAAATGGCGCCGGAAAAACTACATCGTTCTACATGATTGTTGGTCTGGTTAAACCTAACGGCGGGAATATCTATTTAAATGATATGGATATTACTAAGTTCCCAATGTATAAAAGAGCACAAAACGGGATAGGTTATCTTGCACAAGAAGCTTCTGTATTCAGAAAACTTAGTATTGAAGAAAACATATTGAGTGTATTGCAACTTACCAACCTTAGTAAGAAAGAGCAAGAAATGAAAATGGAATCGCTCATCGAAGAATTTAGCTTAGGCCATATTCGAAAAAACCGTGGTGATTTACTATCTGGTGGCGAACGTAGAAGAACAGAAATTGCTCGTGCCTTAGCTACAGATCCCAAATTTATTCTATTGGACGAACCTTTTGCAGGGGTAGATCCTGTGGCAGTAGAAGATATTCAACGTATTGTAGCACAGCTAAAAGACAAAAATATAGGTATTCTAATTACCGATCACAACGTACAAGAGACCTTAGCCATTACTGAGCGTTCTTACCTGATGTTTGAAGGGGGAATTTTAAAATCCGGTCTTCCTGAAGATTTAGCCGCGGATGAAATGGTACGTAAAGTATATCTAGGTCAGAATTTTGAATTACGCAAGAAGAAATTGTTTTAGACAACTAAAACAATTAGAACTATAATTAAAGCCAATACTAAAAAACATCTTTTTAGTATTGGCTATTTTTTTATGTAAAAGCAGTAATGGGCATTTAAAAAGTAGTTAGCGGAAGTTTAAATAGTATTCGCACCAGTAAGAATTGTATTCCTCTTGAACATGCGCACTCAAACAGTCTATAAACACTATCCTTTTACCTTTATCAAATTAAGTACAGATGTTAATACATAAAAGAGGATAATAGCAGGTACCGCCATAAATTTAAGCGTTACCAAGAGAATAATACTTACCACTAAAAACACGTAGCGAATTGCATTATCTTTAAAGCTCCAATTTGAAAATTTTAAGGCGAATAATGGGATATTTGCATTCAGCAAATATGCACTTAGAAACGTCAACCCTATTAAAAACCATTGATTAAGTATGATGCTGTTTAGCACCTCATTAGTATGATACAGTAAAATTAAAGGCAAAGAAATAATCAACAAAGTGTTTGCTGGTGTGGGTAAACCTATAAAGGAGTTGGTCTGATTTTCATCTATATTAAATTTTGCTAAGCGATAGGCAGAAGCCAAAGTAACAATTAACCCTAAAAGAGGAATAAATTCCTGAGGATTTAGTTCTAAGGATTGCCATGTAGCCATACCTGAACTTTCTGACAGCAAACCACTACTCCAACCTCCTGTTGAAGACATTTCTAAAAGCTTAAACATCACAATACCCGGCACCACACCACTCGTAACCATATCGGCTAAAGAATCTAGCTGTAAGCCCAAACCACTTTTCACGTGCAGTAATCGCGCAGCAAATCCGTCAAAATAATCAAAAAATATGCCTAGAAAAACAAACAATGCCACCATTTCAAAAACTCCGTGAACTGCAAAAAATACAGCTATACAGCCACAGAATAAATTGAGTAAAGTAATAAAGTTTGGTATGTGTTTTTTCATGTGTTAAGCTTTTGGTAAAAATAGGATATTTTTATCGGAACTAATTATCTCAAATAAATTCTTCGCATATTTGTTTGTAGAAAAGTTTTACCCCATACTATGCTATTTAAAAAATACATTTTAAGTTTCTTTCTTACTTTTTCCTTATTTGGATTCTCACAACCAACACTATCTCCTAAATCAAAAATTAGCATCTTAACGGTAGGAACAGCAGACGAACTTTATGCTAAATTTGGTCATAGCGCTATACGGGTTCAAGATCCTGCTTTAGGGATTGATGTTGTCTACAATTACGGTCATTTT
Coding sequences within:
- a CDS encoding SIS domain-containing protein, encoding MKNNTAILDIARRTIENEANAIQNLSSLLDANFSNIVNHILDSTGRIIISGIGKSALIASKIVATLNSTGSPAIFMHAADAIHGDLGTIQQNDVVICISKSGNTPEIKMLVPLIKKTGNTLIAMTGNLDSVLAKQSDFILNTFVEKEACPNNLAPTTSTTAQLVMGDALAICLLELRGFSSKDFAKYHPGGSLGKRLYLRVSDIVENNMKPEVEIHSDVKQVIVEISAKMLGVTAVLDQGKIVGVVTDGDIRRMLSKHDDIKGLTAKDIMSANPKTIENDSLAVKALELMQAKNISQLIAIENGTYKGIVHIHNLINEGIL
- the tatC gene encoding twin-arginine translocase subunit TatC codes for the protein MAKKKDTVDMSFLDHLEELRWHLIRSTLAVLIVASVAFAFSRYIFDWVIFAPSKMNFATYEFFCNIAKFFNFTSDFCAEELPFTIQSRTMAGQFSADIWTAIWAGIIIAFPYILFEMWKFISPGLYEKERKNSRGFIFIASFLFFLGVLFGYYIVAPLSINFLGTYSVSDVVKNEFDLSSYISTLRSSVIACGIIFELPIIIYFLTKIGLVTPEILKKYRKIALVVVLILSAVITPPDVASQIVVSIPIIILYQVSIYISGYVIRKELKKEAKRKKNA
- a CDS encoding carboxymuconolactone decarboxylase family protein → MPNQIEEFNAYRSKMNDKLLADNNKIIKRIFNLDTNAFAPGALDVKTKELLGLVASAVLRCDDCVKYHLESSHSVGASKEEVMETLSIATLVGGTIVVPHLRRAYEYWEALEEQENE
- the lptB gene encoding LPS export ABC transporter ATP-binding protein; this translates as MKLRADNIMKSYRGRPVVKGISLEVNQGEIVGLLGPNGAGKTTSFYMIVGLVKPNGGNIYLNDMDITKFPMYKRAQNGIGYLAQEASVFRKLSIEENILSVLQLTNLSKKEQEMKMESLIEEFSLGHIRKNRGDLLSGGERRRTEIARALATDPKFILLDEPFAGVDPVAVEDIQRIVAQLKDKNIGILITDHNVQETLAITERSYLMFEGGILKSGLPEDLAADEMVRKVYLGQNFELRKKKLF
- a CDS encoding phosphatidylcholine/phosphatidylserine synthase; the encoded protein is MKKHIPNFITLLNLFCGCIAVFFAVHGVFEMVALFVFLGIFFDYFDGFAARLLHVKSGLGLQLDSLADMVTSGVVPGIVMFKLLEMSSTGGWSSGLLSESSGMATWQSLELNPQEFIPLLGLIVTLASAYRLAKFNIDENQTNSFIGLPTPANTLLIISLPLILLYHTNEVLNSIILNQWFLIGLTFLSAYLLNANIPLFALKFSNWSFKDNAIRYVFLVVSIILLVTLKFMAVPAIILFYVLTSVLNLIKVKG